One Engystomops pustulosus chromosome 11, aEngPut4.maternal, whole genome shotgun sequence DNA window includes the following coding sequences:
- the LOC140106039 gene encoding uncharacterized protein isoform X2 → MDWKRDELNEKILSLSLEIIYLLTGEDYGPLKRFDHNDTTGCHHLLGKNKIHAMGSPPLSLLHKSSRHQNIFKLTKKILELLSGEVPIRCQDVSIYFSMEEWDYIEGHKDLYKDLMMEDHQPLVSLDRSTPERGPSPLPPQTSAGEILHVPLDDHDDFPIVVKAELLEQDLEPYNWADPTDIKPDGNGRAMLNECEDLPQVYEIHGTQHIPSERCIIPDLHRALYHEQGGYSSGKSDIRTHNSSREAEQTFSCLDCGKWFSHKSSLVDHQKSHTGEKPFSCPQCGKRFTRRWTLAEHKKTHEGLRPFQCSDCGKSFSVKSSLTEHRRIHTGEKPFSCSYCAKCFSHKSTLNQHQRIHTGEKPFPCLECGKSFKYKSALVEHQRIHTGLKPFECPECGKCFAYKSGLVEHQRNHTGSKPFSCTECGKCFTFKSTFISHRRIHTGEKPFSCVECGKRFRQRSNLVDHRRRHSGEKSFSCSECGKRFSKRSSLTEHQRMHTGERPFSCSECGKTFSHKSTLYEHKMSHSGRKMFPCSQCDKSFNNKSGLLRHWRSHTDDKPFPCSECGKGFKLKSDLARHQKIHTNDRSFLCAECGECFPERSALLQHQICHRIENPVTCSECGKCFAASSNLAKHRRVHTGEKPFSCSECGRCFTNKSNLVTHYRTHTGEEPFQCTECGRRFKQKKNLVKHQEIHSKVVSLSSHSTG, encoded by the exons ATGGACTGGAAAAGAGACGAGCTCAATGAAAAGATACTGAGTCTGAGCCTGGAGATTATCTATCTGTTGACTGGAGAG GATTATGGACCATTAAAGAGGTTTGATCACAATGACACTACTGGCTGCCATCATTTATTGGGAAAAAACAAAATCCACGCCATGGGATCTCCACCTCTGTCCCTGCTACACAAGAGCAGCCGTCACCAAAACATCTTCAAACTCACCAAGAAGATCctggagctgctgagcggagag gttcctatacgGTGTCAGGATGTCTccatctatttctccatggaggagtgggactacATAGAGGGACACAAGGACCTCTACAAGGacctcatgatggaggaccaccagccccttgtGTCACTAG ATAGGTCTACACCAGAGCGAGGTCCCAGTCCTCTCCCCCCACAGACTTCTGCAGGGGAAATTCTCCATGTTCCTCTGGATGATCAT GATGATTTCCCAATTGTGGTCAAAGCTGAGCTTCTAGAACAAGACTTGGAGCCATATAACTGGGCTGATCCTACAGATATCAAGCCAG ATGGAAATGGCAGGGCCATGCTCAATGAATGTGAAGACTTACCTCAAGTTTATGAAATACATGGCACACAACATATCCCGTCCGAAAGATGTATTATCCCAGATCTACACCGTGCACTTTACCATGAACAAGGAGGATATTCATCGGGTAAATCGGACATTAGGACACATAATTCATCACGGGAAGCTGAGCAAACGTTTTCATGTTTGGATTGTGGGAAATGGTTCTCCCATAAATCTTCTCTAGTTGATCACCAGAAGAGTCATacgggggagaagccgttctCTTGTCCCCAATGTGGTAAGCGGTTTACACGGAGATGGACGCTGGCTGAACATAAAAAAACCCATGAGGGCCTCCGACCATTTCAGTGCTCAGATTGCGGGAAATCGTTCTCTGTGAAATCTTCTCTGACCGAACATCGGAGaatacacacaggggagaagccattttcctgttcaTACTGTGCCAAATGCTTTTCACACAAGTCAACACTGAATCAGCACCAGAGAatccacactggggagaagccttTCCCATGTTTGGAGTGCGGTAAAAGCTTTAAGTATAAATCTGCGCTTGtggaacatcagagaattcacacaggactgAAACCATTTGAATGTCCTgagtgtgggaaatgctttgcctATAAATCGGGGCTTGTCGAGCATCAGCGGAACCACACGGGCAGCAAAccgttttcatgtactgaatgcggAAAATGCTTTACGTTTAAGTCCACTTTTATCAGCCACCGGAGAATCCACactggggagaaaccattttcatgcgtAGAGTGTGGAAAACGTTTCCGACAGAGATCAAACCTTGTTGATCACCGGCGAAGGCATTCTGGGGAGAAGTCGTTCTCCTGCTCCGAGTGTGGGAAGCGTTTCTCGAAAAGGTCAAGTCTGACGGAACATCAGAGGATGCACACCGGAGAACGGCCCTTTTCTTGTTCGGAATGTGGAAAAACTTTCAGCCACAAATCTACACTTTATGAGCACAAGATGAGTCACTCTGGTCGGAAGATGTTCCCTTGTTCTCAGTGCGACAAATCTTTTAACAACAAATCGGGTCTCCTACGGCATTGGAGAAGCCACACAGATGACAAACCGTTCCCATGTTCAGAATGCGGTAAAGGTTTTAAGCTGAAGTCGGATCTCGCCAGGCATCAGAAAATACACACAAATGACAGGTCTTTCCTGTGCGCAGAGTGCGGCGAGTGCTTTCCTGAGAGATCTGCTCTTCTGCAGCATCAGATCTGTCATAGAATTGAGAACCCAGTCACGTGTTCAGAGTGCGGCAAGTGCTTTGCAGCGAGCTCCAACCTGGCGAAGCACCGGAGGGtgcacacaggggaaaagccattttcttGTTCCGAATGTGGGAGATGTTTCACTAACAAATCCAACCTTGTGACACATTACAGGACTCACACCGGGGAGGAGCCGTTTCAGTGCACGGAGTGCGGGAGGCGctttaaacaaaaaaagaatCTAGTAAAACATCAGGAGATACATAGTAAAGTTGTGTCCTTGTCCTCACACTCAACGGGATAG
- the LOC140106039 gene encoding uncharacterized protein isoform X3 has protein sequence MLNECEDLPQVYEIHGTQHIPSERCIIPDLHRALYHEQGGYSSGKSDIRTHNSSREAEQTFSCLDCGKWFSHKSSLVDHQKSHTGEKPFSCPQCGKRFTRRWTLAEHKKTHEGLRPFQCSDCGKSFSVKSSLTEHRRIHTGEKPFSCSYCAKCFSHKSTLNQHQRIHTGEKPFPCLECGKSFKYKSALVEHQRIHTGLKPFECPECGKCFAYKSGLVEHQRNHTGSKPFSCTECGKCFTFKSTFISHRRIHTGEKPFSCVECGKRFRQRSNLVDHRRRHSGEKSFSCSECGKRFSKRSSLTEHQRMHTGERPFSCSECGKTFSHKSTLYEHKMSHSGRKMFPCSQCDKSFNNKSGLLRHWRSHTDDKPFPCSECGKGFKLKSDLARHQKIHTNDRSFLCAECGECFPERSALLQHQICHRIENPVTCSECGKCFAASSNLAKHRRVHTGEKPFSCSECGRCFTNKSNLVTHYRTHTGEEPFQCTECGRRFKQKKNLVKHQEIHSKVVSLSSHSTG, from the coding sequence ATGCTCAATGAATGTGAAGACTTACCTCAAGTTTATGAAATACATGGCACACAACATATCCCGTCCGAAAGATGTATTATCCCAGATCTACACCGTGCACTTTACCATGAACAAGGAGGATATTCATCGGGTAAATCGGACATTAGGACACATAATTCATCACGGGAAGCTGAGCAAACGTTTTCATGTTTGGATTGTGGGAAATGGTTCTCCCATAAATCTTCTCTAGTTGATCACCAGAAGAGTCATacgggggagaagccgttctCTTGTCCCCAATGTGGTAAGCGGTTTACACGGAGATGGACGCTGGCTGAACATAAAAAAACCCATGAGGGCCTCCGACCATTTCAGTGCTCAGATTGCGGGAAATCGTTCTCTGTGAAATCTTCTCTGACCGAACATCGGAGaatacacacaggggagaagccattttcctgttcaTACTGTGCCAAATGCTTTTCACACAAGTCAACACTGAATCAGCACCAGAGAatccacactggggagaagccttTCCCATGTTTGGAGTGCGGTAAAAGCTTTAAGTATAAATCTGCGCTTGtggaacatcagagaattcacacaggactgAAACCATTTGAATGTCCTgagtgtgggaaatgctttgcctATAAATCGGGGCTTGTCGAGCATCAGCGGAACCACACGGGCAGCAAAccgttttcatgtactgaatgcggAAAATGCTTTACGTTTAAGTCCACTTTTATCAGCCACCGGAGAATCCACactggggagaaaccattttcatgcgtAGAGTGTGGAAAACGTTTCCGACAGAGATCAAACCTTGTTGATCACCGGCGAAGGCATTCTGGGGAGAAGTCGTTCTCCTGCTCCGAGTGTGGGAAGCGTTTCTCGAAAAGGTCAAGTCTGACGGAACATCAGAGGATGCACACCGGAGAACGGCCCTTTTCTTGTTCGGAATGTGGAAAAACTTTCAGCCACAAATCTACACTTTATGAGCACAAGATGAGTCACTCTGGTCGGAAGATGTTCCCTTGTTCTCAGTGCGACAAATCTTTTAACAACAAATCGGGTCTCCTACGGCATTGGAGAAGCCACACAGATGACAAACCGTTCCCATGTTCAGAATGCGGTAAAGGTTTTAAGCTGAAGTCGGATCTCGCCAGGCATCAGAAAATACACACAAATGACAGGTCTTTCCTGTGCGCAGAGTGCGGCGAGTGCTTTCCTGAGAGATCTGCTCTTCTGCAGCATCAGATCTGTCATAGAATTGAGAACCCAGTCACGTGTTCAGAGTGCGGCAAGTGCTTTGCAGCGAGCTCCAACCTGGCGAAGCACCGGAGGGtgcacacaggggaaaagccattttcttGTTCCGAATGTGGGAGATGTTTCACTAACAAATCCAACCTTGTGACACATTACAGGACTCACACCGGGGAGGAGCCGTTTCAGTGCACGGAGTGCGGGAGGCGctttaaacaaaaaaagaatCTAGTAAAACATCAGGAGATACATAGTAAAGTTGTGTCCTTGTCCTCACACTCAACGGGATAG
- the LOC140106039 gene encoding uncharacterized protein isoform X1 — protein MLQGSPQRRRKEKRERHHPGSSWQVFSIRKFYDQVKMDWKRDELNEKILSLSLEIIYLLTGEDYGPLKRFDHNDTTGCHHLLGKNKIHAMGSPPLSLLHKSSRHQNIFKLTKKILELLSGEVPIRCQDVSIYFSMEEWDYIEGHKDLYKDLMMEDHQPLVSLDRSTPERGPSPLPPQTSAGEILHVPLDDHDDFPIVVKAELLEQDLEPYNWADPTDIKPDGNGRAMLNECEDLPQVYEIHGTQHIPSERCIIPDLHRALYHEQGGYSSGKSDIRTHNSSREAEQTFSCLDCGKWFSHKSSLVDHQKSHTGEKPFSCPQCGKRFTRRWTLAEHKKTHEGLRPFQCSDCGKSFSVKSSLTEHRRIHTGEKPFSCSYCAKCFSHKSTLNQHQRIHTGEKPFPCLECGKSFKYKSALVEHQRIHTGLKPFECPECGKCFAYKSGLVEHQRNHTGSKPFSCTECGKCFTFKSTFISHRRIHTGEKPFSCVECGKRFRQRSNLVDHRRRHSGEKSFSCSECGKRFSKRSSLTEHQRMHTGERPFSCSECGKTFSHKSTLYEHKMSHSGRKMFPCSQCDKSFNNKSGLLRHWRSHTDDKPFPCSECGKGFKLKSDLARHQKIHTNDRSFLCAECGECFPERSALLQHQICHRIENPVTCSECGKCFAASSNLAKHRRVHTGEKPFSCSECGRCFTNKSNLVTHYRTHTGEEPFQCTECGRRFKQKKNLVKHQEIHSKVVSLSSHSTG, from the exons ATGCTCCAGGGGTCCCCTCAGCGCAGGCGCAAAGAGAAGCGGGAG AGGCATCACCCCGGCTCATCATGGCAGGTTTTCTCTATAAGAAAGTTTTATGACCAAGTGAAAATGGACTGGAAAAGAGACGAGCTCAATGAAAAGATACTGAGTCTGAGCCTGGAGATTATCTATCTGTTGACTGGAGAG GATTATGGACCATTAAAGAGGTTTGATCACAATGACACTACTGGCTGCCATCATTTATTGGGAAAAAACAAAATCCACGCCATGGGATCTCCACCTCTGTCCCTGCTACACAAGAGCAGCCGTCACCAAAACATCTTCAAACTCACCAAGAAGATCctggagctgctgagcggagag gttcctatacgGTGTCAGGATGTCTccatctatttctccatggaggagtgggactacATAGAGGGACACAAGGACCTCTACAAGGacctcatgatggaggaccaccagccccttgtGTCACTAG ATAGGTCTACACCAGAGCGAGGTCCCAGTCCTCTCCCCCCACAGACTTCTGCAGGGGAAATTCTCCATGTTCCTCTGGATGATCAT GATGATTTCCCAATTGTGGTCAAAGCTGAGCTTCTAGAACAAGACTTGGAGCCATATAACTGGGCTGATCCTACAGATATCAAGCCAG ATGGAAATGGCAGGGCCATGCTCAATGAATGTGAAGACTTACCTCAAGTTTATGAAATACATGGCACACAACATATCCCGTCCGAAAGATGTATTATCCCAGATCTACACCGTGCACTTTACCATGAACAAGGAGGATATTCATCGGGTAAATCGGACATTAGGACACATAATTCATCACGGGAAGCTGAGCAAACGTTTTCATGTTTGGATTGTGGGAAATGGTTCTCCCATAAATCTTCTCTAGTTGATCACCAGAAGAGTCATacgggggagaagccgttctCTTGTCCCCAATGTGGTAAGCGGTTTACACGGAGATGGACGCTGGCTGAACATAAAAAAACCCATGAGGGCCTCCGACCATTTCAGTGCTCAGATTGCGGGAAATCGTTCTCTGTGAAATCTTCTCTGACCGAACATCGGAGaatacacacaggggagaagccattttcctgttcaTACTGTGCCAAATGCTTTTCACACAAGTCAACACTGAATCAGCACCAGAGAatccacactggggagaagccttTCCCATGTTTGGAGTGCGGTAAAAGCTTTAAGTATAAATCTGCGCTTGtggaacatcagagaattcacacaggactgAAACCATTTGAATGTCCTgagtgtgggaaatgctttgcctATAAATCGGGGCTTGTCGAGCATCAGCGGAACCACACGGGCAGCAAAccgttttcatgtactgaatgcggAAAATGCTTTACGTTTAAGTCCACTTTTATCAGCCACCGGAGAATCCACactggggagaaaccattttcatgcgtAGAGTGTGGAAAACGTTTCCGACAGAGATCAAACCTTGTTGATCACCGGCGAAGGCATTCTGGGGAGAAGTCGTTCTCCTGCTCCGAGTGTGGGAAGCGTTTCTCGAAAAGGTCAAGTCTGACGGAACATCAGAGGATGCACACCGGAGAACGGCCCTTTTCTTGTTCGGAATGTGGAAAAACTTTCAGCCACAAATCTACACTTTATGAGCACAAGATGAGTCACTCTGGTCGGAAGATGTTCCCTTGTTCTCAGTGCGACAAATCTTTTAACAACAAATCGGGTCTCCTACGGCATTGGAGAAGCCACACAGATGACAAACCGTTCCCATGTTCAGAATGCGGTAAAGGTTTTAAGCTGAAGTCGGATCTCGCCAGGCATCAGAAAATACACACAAATGACAGGTCTTTCCTGTGCGCAGAGTGCGGCGAGTGCTTTCCTGAGAGATCTGCTCTTCTGCAGCATCAGATCTGTCATAGAATTGAGAACCCAGTCACGTGTTCAGAGTGCGGCAAGTGCTTTGCAGCGAGCTCCAACCTGGCGAAGCACCGGAGGGtgcacacaggggaaaagccattttcttGTTCCGAATGTGGGAGATGTTTCACTAACAAATCCAACCTTGTGACACATTACAGGACTCACACCGGGGAGGAGCCGTTTCAGTGCACGGAGTGCGGGAGGCGctttaaacaaaaaaagaatCTAGTAAAACATCAGGAGATACATAGTAAAGTTGTGTCCTTGTCCTCACACTCAACGGGATAG